One Brachybacterium kimchii genomic window carries:
- a CDS encoding creatininase family protein — protein sequence MNQPPSAAPSRARRLAEMTSQEARESAEAGDIVLVPAGALEQHGPAMPLGTDTIRAEAVCEDLGRRRPGDVVIGPVLPVGVSPHHLAMAGTLTLTTSTFTALVREIALGLRRQGWRKILVVTGHGGNNAALTTVAQDLLAVDRDLEFAWSPLTSLAGDVVREAGVSEIHGHCGEAETSQMLHVAPELVREHLLEAGVTTMADLDPTSALARSFSQPTLTRPYDQLSSNGVLGDPRRATAELGERILARIIERLDAFVERWSRL from the coding sequence ATGAACCAGCCCCCGAGCGCAGCGCCCTCCCGTGCCCGTCGACTCGCCGAGATGACCTCCCAGGAGGCGCGGGAGAGCGCCGAGGCCGGGGACATCGTCCTCGTGCCAGCCGGCGCGCTCGAGCAGCACGGGCCCGCGATGCCGCTGGGCACCGACACGATCCGCGCCGAGGCCGTCTGCGAGGACCTGGGGCGCCGACGCCCCGGCGACGTCGTGATCGGCCCCGTGCTCCCGGTCGGCGTCTCCCCGCACCACCTGGCCATGGCGGGGACCCTCACGCTGACCACGAGCACCTTCACGGCCCTGGTGCGCGAGATCGCCCTCGGTCTGCGCCGCCAGGGGTGGCGGAAGATCCTCGTGGTCACCGGCCACGGCGGGAACAACGCGGCGCTCACCACGGTGGCCCAGGACCTGCTCGCCGTGGATCGCGACCTCGAGTTCGCCTGGTCGCCCCTGACCTCCCTCGCGGGCGACGTGGTCCGCGAGGCCGGCGTGAGCGAGATCCACGGGCACTGCGGCGAGGCGGAGACCTCCCAGATGCTGCACGTCGCCCCCGAGCTCGTGCGCGAGCACCTCCTCGAGGCCGGCGTCACCACGATGGCGGACCTCGACCCCACGAGCGCGCTCGCGCGCTCGTTCTCCCAGCCGACCCTCACGCGCCCCTACGACCAGCTGAGCTCCAACGGCGTGCTCGGCGATCCGCGGCGCGCGACCGCGGAGCTCGGCGAGCGGATCCTCGCGCGGATCATCGAGCGCCTGGACGCGTTCGTGGAGCGCTGGTCCCGCCTCTGA
- a CDS encoding AbgT family transporter has translation MSSPSAPSAPASTTDADSRLPRTLRVLGVVERVGNALPHPFWLFWILAGILGVASAVMSALGVSVISPADDKKVVVENLLSGDGLAMAMSTAIDNFTSFGPMGTIVVVIMGVAVAEHTGFLSGLMRVSVSRVPSWLVVFAVAFAGTMSHVASAAAYAILVPLGGVAFRAVGRSPILGIVVAYTSIASGYDASPIPTPNDTIFAGITTAAARIIDPDAYVSPLSNWFFNIASSLLLAVVITLVTNTLLAKRPDLEADEDAEVDEASLEISARERRAMLWAILSLVVVAVLVTIAVVPGSSPLRGEDGTLDDSPFLNGVAVLVGFAFALAGIVFGVLAGTVTSAADVPALMARGVKQIAPVLVLFFSIAQFLAYFDWTHIGDVVAVGSAQVLKTTGVPLPLVFLMVLALLSVVNVLVTSGSAMWSIAAPVLVPMLMLVDVPAETTQALFRIADSGSTAITPMSPYFVLALGFLQQYRKKAGIGTLAAFTLPLAVCMTLSWTLLFFAWWLLGIPLGPGAPVR, from the coding sequence ATGAGCTCACCGTCCGCCCCTTCCGCACCCGCGAGCACCACCGATGCCGACTCCCGGCTCCCGCGCACGCTGCGGGTCCTCGGCGTCGTCGAGCGCGTCGGCAACGCGCTGCCGCACCCGTTCTGGCTGTTCTGGATCCTCGCCGGGATCCTCGGGGTCGCGAGCGCCGTCATGTCGGCCCTCGGCGTCTCCGTGATCAGTCCGGCCGACGACAAGAAGGTGGTCGTCGAGAACCTGCTCAGCGGCGACGGCCTGGCGATGGCGATGTCCACCGCGATCGACAACTTCACGTCGTTCGGCCCGATGGGCACGATCGTCGTGGTGATCATGGGCGTCGCGGTCGCCGAGCACACGGGCTTCCTCTCCGGGCTCATGCGCGTGAGCGTCTCGCGGGTGCCGTCGTGGCTGGTCGTGTTCGCGGTCGCCTTCGCCGGCACCATGTCCCACGTCGCGAGCGCCGCCGCCTACGCGATCCTGGTGCCGCTCGGCGGCGTCGCCTTCCGCGCCGTCGGCCGTTCCCCGATCCTCGGGATCGTGGTTGCGTACACCTCGATCGCCTCGGGGTACGACGCGAGCCCGATCCCCACCCCGAACGACACGATCTTCGCGGGCATCACGACCGCCGCGGCGCGGATCATCGACCCCGACGCGTACGTCTCCCCGCTCAGCAACTGGTTCTTCAACATCGCCTCGTCGCTCCTGCTGGCCGTCGTGATCACCCTGGTGACCAACACGCTGCTGGCCAAGCGCCCCGATCTCGAGGCCGACGAGGACGCCGAGGTCGACGAGGCGTCCCTCGAGATCTCCGCCCGCGAGCGCCGCGCGATGCTGTGGGCGATCCTCTCGCTCGTGGTCGTCGCCGTGCTCGTGACGATCGCGGTGGTTCCCGGGTCGTCCCCGCTGCGCGGTGAGGACGGCACCCTGGACGACTCCCCGTTCCTCAACGGCGTCGCCGTCCTCGTCGGCTTCGCCTTCGCCCTCGCGGGCATCGTCTTCGGCGTCCTCGCGGGAACCGTGACCTCGGCGGCGGACGTCCCCGCCCTGATGGCGCGCGGCGTCAAGCAGATCGCGCCCGTGCTGGTGCTGTTCTTCTCCATCGCGCAGTTCCTGGCCTACTTCGACTGGACGCACATCGGGGACGTCGTGGCCGTCGGCTCCGCGCAGGTCCTCAAGACCACGGGCGTGCCGCTGCCGCTCGTGTTCCTCATGGTCCTGGCTCTGCTGTCGGTCGTGAACGTCCTGGTCACCTCCGGATCGGCCATGTGGTCGATCGCCGCCCCGGTGCTCGTGCCGATGCTGATGCTGGTGGACGTCCCGGCCGAGACCACGCAGGCGCTGTTCCGCATCGCCGACTCCGGCTCCACGGCGATCACGCCGATGAGCCCCTACTTCGTCCTCGCGCTCGGGTTCCTCCAGCAGTACCGGAAGAAGGCGGGCATCGGCACGCTCGCGGCCTTCACGCTGCCGCTCGCCGTGTGCATGACGCTCTCGTGGACGCTCCTGTTCTTCGCGTGGTGGCTGCTGGGGATCCCGCTCGGCCCGGGCGCCCCCGTGCGCTGA
- the pdxH gene encoding pyridoxamine 5'-phosphate oxidase, with protein MSDSHPVPDLADDRNDYLGGSLADAAPADPMGLFDVWMQEAFTRREERGDLPDPTALVLSTVDRSEDGDPRPRSRTVLLKAHDAAGFVVYTNKDSAKGEQIAADPWATMLFPWYPLQRQVRVDGRIEDVADAESDAYWARRPRASQLGAWASHQSREIGAREELDAQYAEVEARFADEEEIPRPPHWGGYRLVPDRIEFWQGRGGRMHDRIVYRWADGTAAADGSGSAAASAGAWERVRLQP; from the coding sequence ATGAGCGACTCGCACCCCGTCCCGGACCTGGCGGACGACCGCAACGACTACCTCGGCGGGTCCCTTGCCGACGCCGCCCCTGCGGACCCGATGGGGCTGTTCGACGTCTGGATGCAGGAGGCGTTCACGCGCCGCGAGGAGCGCGGCGACCTGCCGGATCCCACGGCGCTCGTGCTCTCCACCGTAGACCGCTCCGAGGACGGCGACCCCCGCCCCCGCTCGCGCACCGTGCTGCTGAAGGCGCACGACGCCGCGGGCTTCGTGGTCTATACGAACAAGGACTCCGCGAAGGGCGAGCAGATCGCCGCCGACCCGTGGGCGACCATGCTGTTCCCCTGGTACCCGCTGCAGCGGCAGGTGCGGGTCGACGGGCGCATCGAGGACGTGGCCGACGCCGAGTCCGACGCCTACTGGGCGCGTCGCCCGCGCGCCTCCCAGCTGGGCGCCTGGGCCTCCCACCAGTCCCGCGAGATCGGCGCCCGCGAGGAGCTCGACGCGCAGTACGCCGAGGTCGAGGCTCGTTTCGCCGACGAGGAGGAGATCCCCCGTCCCCCGCACTGGGGCGGGTACCGCCTCGTGCCCGACCGCATCGAATTCTGGCAGGGCCGCGGCGGCCGCATGCACGACCGCATCGTCTACCGGTGGGCCGACGGGACCGCGGCGGCGGACGGCTCGGGTTCCGCCGCTGCCTCCGCGGGCGCCTGGGAGCGCGTGCGCCTGCAGCCGTGA
- a CDS encoding ABC transporter substrate-binding protein — protein sequence MFDAALTPRRRTVLLGLAGVPVLLTACAQTSDDGGDGGGGDSSGSLTVGTTDKVTALDPAAAYDNGSSTVWTQVYGYLLNTKIGSKDGKPEPDLAESAEFTSDTVFTVKLQEGLTFANGNELTSEDVKHTFDRQLAIADPNGPSSLLANLESVEAKDDLTVEFHLKEPNDQTFPYVLTSPAGPIVDKDVFPADKVLADDEIVKGKAFSGAYQIASWKLNELVAFQAFDDYKGIYGKPKTSDVSLKYYADQNNMKLDIQQGNVDCVFRSLSATDIEDLKKDSKVAVHDGPGGEIRYIVFNFDTMPYGAKTKDADEKKAQAVRQAAADLIDRQAIATSVYKDTYTPLYSYIPEGLPGAGDQFKTMYGDGSGKPDAAKAKKRLSDAGVETPVKLSLQYNPDHYGSSSGDEYAAVKSQLEADGLFAVDLQSTEWVQYSKDRTADVYPAYQLGWFPDYSDADNYLSPFFIKDNFLANHYDNAEVQKLIEQQRGTQDAAEREKLFVEIQDKVATDVSTLPLLQGAQIAVSTKDLQGVTLDSSFKLRLAPLAP from the coding sequence ATGTTCGACGCAGCTCTCACTCCTCGCCGCCGCACCGTGCTGCTCGGTCTCGCCGGCGTCCCGGTGCTGCTGACCGCCTGCGCCCAGACCAGCGACGACGGCGGCGACGGCGGTGGCGGGGACTCGTCGGGCTCGCTCACCGTCGGCACCACCGACAAGGTGACCGCGCTCGACCCGGCCGCGGCGTACGACAACGGCTCCTCGACGGTGTGGACCCAGGTCTACGGCTACCTGCTGAACACCAAGATCGGCTCGAAGGACGGCAAGCCCGAGCCGGACCTCGCCGAGTCCGCCGAGTTCACCTCGGACACCGTGTTCACCGTGAAGCTCCAGGAGGGCCTCACCTTCGCCAACGGCAACGAGCTGACCAGCGAGGACGTGAAGCACACCTTCGACCGCCAGCTCGCGATCGCGGACCCCAACGGCCCCTCGAGCCTGCTCGCGAACCTCGAATCGGTCGAGGCCAAGGACGACCTCACCGTCGAGTTCCACCTCAAGGAGCCCAACGACCAGACCTTCCCGTACGTGCTCACCAGCCCCGCCGGCCCGATCGTCGACAAGGACGTCTTCCCCGCCGACAAGGTCCTCGCGGACGACGAGATCGTCAAGGGCAAGGCCTTCAGCGGCGCCTACCAGATCGCCAGCTGGAAGCTGAACGAGCTGGTCGCCTTCCAGGCCTTCGACGACTACAAGGGGATCTACGGGAAGCCGAAGACCTCGGACGTGTCGCTGAAGTACTACGCCGACCAGAACAACATGAAGCTCGACATCCAGCAGGGCAACGTCGACTGCGTGTTCCGCTCGCTCTCGGCGACGGACATCGAGGACCTCAAGAAGGACTCGAAGGTCGCCGTGCACGACGGCCCCGGCGGCGAGATCCGCTACATCGTCTTCAACTTCGACACCATGCCCTACGGCGCGAAGACGAAGGACGCCGACGAGAAGAAAGCCCAGGCCGTGCGGCAGGCCGCCGCGGACCTCATCGACCGCCAGGCCATCGCGACCTCGGTCTACAAGGACACGTACACCCCGCTGTACTCGTACATCCCCGAGGGCCTGCCGGGCGCGGGCGACCAGTTCAAGACCATGTACGGCGACGGCTCCGGCAAGCCCGACGCGGCGAAGGCGAAGAAGCGCCTGTCCGACGCCGGCGTCGAGACCCCCGTGAAGCTCAGCCTGCAGTACAACCCCGACCACTACGGCAGCTCCTCGGGCGACGAGTACGCGGCCGTGAAGTCCCAGCTCGAGGCCGACGGCCTGTTCGCCGTGGACCTGCAGTCCACCGAGTGGGTCCAGTACTCCAAGGACCGCACGGCCGACGTCTACCCGGCGTACCAGCTGGGCTGGTTCCCCGACTACTCGGACGCCGACAACTACCTCTCGCCGTTCTTCATCAAGGACAACTTCCTGGCCAACCACTACGACAACGCCGAGGTGCAGAAGCTCATCGAGCAGCAGCGCGGCACCCAGGACGCCGCCGAGCGCGAGAAGCTCTTCGTCGAGATCCAGGACAAGGTGGCCACGGACGTCTCGACCCTGCCGCTGCTGCAGGGCGCCCAGATCGCCGTGTCCACGAAGGACCTGCAGGGCGTCACCCTCGACTCGTCCTTCAAGCTCCGCCTCGCGCCGCTCGCCCCGTGA
- a CDS encoding ABC transporter permease, with amino-acid sequence MTADLTRSATDEPADAGGAGPSAPSATAGRGRRGGGGLGRYILTRFLLIIPTVLILMTVVFFLMRITGDPITAALGGRLTPDQLAQRRAEAGYDRPLIIQYLDYLWGVVRGDFGTTYTDRTPVAKILTEYGGATAELVIYAVVVALVIGVPLGMLAARARDRWGDLALRVLAILGYATPVFFVGLLLKLVFSVGLGWLPVAGRISSRGELTMGKILNPTPFYLLDAIRLGDASLLWDVVSHAILPAIALGLLTGGIFLRLVRTNMIGTLEMPYVDSARSRGVRESRLTTRHALRPALIPIITVMGMQIAMMLGGAVLTETTFEWKGLGYMLAEYMTARDYVAVQGIVMMLAVIVAISNFLVDVIAALIDPRVRY; translated from the coding sequence GTGACCGCGGACCTCACGCGCAGCGCCACGGACGAACCGGCCGACGCGGGGGGAGCCGGCCCGTCGGCCCCCTCCGCGACCGCCGGCCGCGGCCGGCGCGGCGGCGGGGGACTGGGCCGCTACATCCTCACGCGCTTCCTGCTGATCATCCCCACCGTGCTGATCCTGATGACGGTCGTCTTCTTCCTCATGCGGATCACCGGCGACCCGATCACCGCGGCCCTCGGCGGGCGCCTGACCCCTGATCAGCTCGCCCAGCGCCGCGCCGAGGCCGGCTACGACCGGCCGCTGATCATCCAGTACCTCGACTACCTGTGGGGCGTGGTCCGCGGCGACTTCGGCACCACCTACACCGACCGCACGCCCGTGGCGAAGATCCTCACGGAGTACGGCGGGGCGACCGCGGAGCTCGTCATCTACGCGGTGGTGGTGGCGCTCGTGATCGGGGTGCCGCTCGGCATGCTCGCGGCCCGCGCCCGGGACCGCTGGGGCGACCTCGCCCTGCGCGTCCTCGCGATCCTCGGGTACGCGACCCCGGTGTTCTTCGTGGGGCTGCTGCTCAAGCTCGTGTTCTCCGTGGGCCTGGGCTGGCTCCCGGTGGCCGGGCGCATCTCCAGCCGGGGCGAGCTGACCATGGGGAAGATCCTGAACCCCACCCCGTTCTACCTGCTGGACGCGATCCGGCTGGGTGACGCCTCGCTGCTGTGGGACGTCGTCAGCCACGCGATCCTGCCCGCGATCGCGCTGGGCCTGCTCACCGGCGGGATCTTCCTGCGCCTGGTGCGCACGAACATGATCGGCACCCTCGAGATGCCCTACGTCGACTCCGCGCGCTCCCGCGGCGTGCGCGAGTCGCGACTGACCACGCGCCATGCTCTGCGCCCCGCCCTGATCCCGATCATCACCGTGATGGGCATGCAGATCGCGATGATGCTGGGCGGCGCCGTGCTCACGGAGACCACCTTCGAGTGGAAGGGTCTGGGCTACATGCTCGCCGAGTACATGACCGCCCGCGACTACGTCGCCGTGCAGGGCATCGTCATGATGCTCGCGGTCATCGTCGCGATCTCGAACTTCCTGGTCGACGTGATCGCCGCCCTCATCGACCCCCGAGTGAGGTACTGA
- a CDS encoding ABC transporter permease, whose protein sequence is MTIPPPQPPGESPSAQEGTELAAEAAVVAATARERWYLRLPIISHLRRSVGLQRGMLVAGLVLVLGLLLTALFAPLLAPYGFAETSADGASFGTQQPPSGAHPLGTTVAGYDVLSRVIWGTRTAVAVMACAVVLSLFIGVALGLISGYVGGWLDRILVMLADAIYAFPSLLLAIVMSIVISGGQSSAGGGILAAAISITVVFVPQYFRVIRAEVVRLKAEPFVEAAKVIGTGHRRIMGTHLLRNATRTLPLIFTLNSSEAILTLAALGFLGFGIEPTSASEWGYDLNRAMADATSGIWWTGLFPGLAIVAAVLGVTLVGESINDLNDPRLRVRRRRRGGGRRTDAEATGPAGTTSTEATA, encoded by the coding sequence ATGACGATCCCCCCGCCCCAGCCTCCCGGCGAGTCCCCCTCCGCCCAGGAGGGCACCGAGCTCGCCGCCGAGGCCGCCGTCGTCGCCGCCACGGCCCGCGAGCGCTGGTACCTGCGCCTGCCAATCATCAGCCATCTGCGCCGCAGCGTCGGCCTGCAGCGGGGCATGCTCGTCGCGGGCCTCGTGCTCGTGCTCGGCCTGCTTCTCACGGCGCTGTTCGCGCCGCTGCTCGCGCCCTACGGCTTCGCCGAGACCTCGGCCGACGGCGCCTCCTTCGGCACCCAGCAGCCGCCGTCGGGCGCGCATCCGCTGGGCACCACCGTCGCCGGCTACGACGTGCTCTCGCGCGTCATCTGGGGCACACGGACGGCCGTGGCCGTGATGGCCTGCGCGGTCGTGCTGTCCCTGTTCATCGGGGTCGCGCTCGGACTGATCTCCGGATACGTGGGCGGCTGGCTCGACCGGATCCTGGTGATGCTGGCCGACGCGATCTACGCCTTCCCCTCCCTGCTGCTCGCGATCGTCATGTCGATCGTGATCTCCGGCGGCCAGTCGAGCGCGGGCGGCGGCATCCTCGCCGCGGCCATCTCGATCACCGTGGTGTTCGTGCCCCAGTACTTCCGGGTCATCCGCGCCGAGGTGGTGCGGCTGAAGGCCGAGCCCTTCGTCGAGGCCGCGAAGGTCATCGGCACCGGGCACCGGCGCATCATGGGCACCCACCTGCTGCGCAACGCCACCCGCACCCTGCCGCTGATCTTCACCCTCAACAGCTCCGAGGCGATCCTGACCCTCGCCGCGCTGGGCTTCCTGGGCTTCGGCATCGAGCCGACGAGCGCCTCCGAATGGGGCTACGACCTCAACCGGGCCATGGCCGACGCGACCTCCGGCATCTGGTGGACCGGCCTGTTCCCGGGCCTCGCGATCGTCGCCGCCGTGCTCGGCGTGACCCTCGTGGGCGAGTCCATCAACGACCTCAACGACCCGCGCCTGCGCGTGCGGCGCAGACGGCGGGGCGGCGGACGGCGCACCGACGCCGAGGCCACCGGCCCCGCAGGCACCACCTCGACGGAGGCCACGGCATGA
- a CDS encoding ABC transporter ATP-binding protein, whose product MSETLDELTNGSAGTPARLAIRDLDVTFATDAGEVHAVDGVSLDVAPGEILAVVGESGSGKSVTARSILGLLPETAEESGAVLVSGTDVVGLSGARLRALRGEDVSMVFQEPSSALNPVFPIWWQMGEGLRAHQPKLTRKQIRAKAIEALTAVGIPDPAERIDRYPHEFSGGQKQRIMIAMALALEAELIVADEPTTALDVTVQAEILDLLRDVRDRFGTSIIVITHNMGVVADLADRVAVMHHGRVIEQAGVRELFAEPREEYTRNLLEAVPHLGRRSAWSALSREQQGTIESAEPLVTAKDLVIEYPGRLGRPAFRAVDGVDLAIRRGEVFGLVGESGSGKTTIGRTIAGLEKATGGSLTVLGHEMLGLRERAFKPVRRRIGFVFQDPATSFNPHLTIEECIAEPLAVHERGMSAQARSQKVGELLEAVELPAGHRRRYPHELSGGQRQRVSLARALVLDPELLIADEPTSALDVSVQATVLELFRELQERLGFAALFISHDLAVVDSLAHRIGVLYRGRLVEQGHGPDVLQDPQDPYTRRLIASLPVPDPVEQERRRLAFAQEFGRAQG is encoded by the coding sequence ATGAGCGAGACCCTCGACGAGCTCACGAACGGGTCCGCGGGCACCCCGGCGCGCCTCGCGATCCGCGATCTCGACGTCACCTTCGCGACCGACGCCGGGGAGGTCCACGCCGTCGATGGCGTCAGCCTCGACGTCGCCCCCGGCGAGATCCTCGCCGTCGTCGGCGAGTCCGGCTCGGGCAAGTCCGTCACGGCCCGCAGCATCCTGGGCCTGCTCCCGGAGACCGCCGAGGAGTCCGGCGCCGTGCTCGTCTCCGGCACCGACGTCGTCGGCCTCAGCGGCGCGCGCCTGCGTGCGCTGCGCGGCGAGGACGTCTCGATGGTCTTCCAGGAGCCCTCGAGCGCCCTGAACCCGGTGTTCCCGATCTGGTGGCAGATGGGGGAGGGGCTGCGCGCCCACCAGCCGAAGCTGACGCGCAAGCAGATCCGCGCGAAGGCGATCGAGGCGCTCACGGCCGTCGGCATCCCCGACCCGGCCGAGCGCATCGACCGCTACCCGCACGAGTTCTCCGGCGGGCAGAAGCAGCGCATCATGATCGCGATGGCCCTCGCCCTCGAGGCCGAGCTCATCGTGGCCGACGAGCCCACCACCGCCCTCGACGTCACCGTGCAGGCCGAGATCCTGGACCTGCTGCGCGACGTGCGGGACCGCTTCGGCACCTCGATCATCGTCATCACCCACAACATGGGGGTCGTCGCCGACCTCGCCGACCGGGTGGCCGTCATGCACCACGGCCGCGTGATCGAGCAGGCGGGCGTGCGCGAGCTCTTCGCCGAGCCCCGCGAGGAGTACACGCGGAACCTGCTCGAGGCCGTCCCGCACCTGGGGCGGCGCAGCGCCTGGAGCGCCCTGTCCCGCGAGCAGCAGGGGACGATCGAGTCCGCGGAGCCGCTGGTGACCGCGAAGGACCTGGTCATCGAGTACCCCGGCCGGCTGGGGCGGCCCGCCTTCCGCGCGGTCGACGGGGTGGATCTCGCCATCCGCCGCGGCGAGGTCTTCGGCCTGGTGGGGGAGTCCGGCTCCGGCAAGACCACCATCGGCCGCACCATCGCGGGCCTGGAGAAGGCGACGGGCGGCAGCCTCACGGTGCTGGGCCACGAGATGCTGGGCCTGCGCGAGCGGGCCTTCAAGCCCGTGCGGCGCCGCATCGGCTTCGTCTTCCAGGACCCCGCGACCTCCTTCAACCCGCACCTGACCATCGAGGAGTGCATCGCCGAACCGCTCGCCGTGCACGAGCGCGGCATGTCCGCGCAGGCGCGCTCGCAGAAGGTCGGAGAGCTGCTCGAGGCCGTCGAGCTGCCCGCCGGGCACCGCCGCCGCTACCCGCACGAGCTCTCGGGCGGGCAGCGCCAGCGCGTGTCGCTCGCCCGCGCCCTGGTGCTGGATCCCGAGCTGCTCATCGCCGACGAACCGACGAGCGCGCTCGACGTGTCCGTGCAGGCCACGGTGCTCGAGCTCTTCCGCGAGCTGCAGGAGCGCCTGGGCTTCGCGGCGCTGTTCATCAGTCACGACCTCGCGGTCGTCGACTCCCTCGCCCACCGCATCGGCGTCCTCTACCGCGGCCGTCTCGTGGAGCAGGGACACGGCCCGGACGTGCTGCAGGACCCGCAGGACCCGTACACGAGGCGCCTGATCGCCTCGCTGCCGGTGCCCGATCCCGTCGAGCAGGAGCGCCGCCGTCTCGCCTTCGCCCAGGAGTTCGGCCGCGCGCAGGGATGA
- a CDS encoding IclR family transcriptional regulator — MGKNEQSEVPGPSGFREVKSAARTLEVLEYLAGRQGMLTRLREVADALGAPRSSTYALLQTLVAWGWVQTEPTGTYYSIGIRALLAGTSYIDRDPRVRLVHPILADVCSTLGETVHLARLDRDQVVYLATVESHEYTRVMPRVGRRLPAVHTSLGKAILAENPAAVPAQMAPALTRHSHTGIAALEADLDAARESGHAVDDQENTEGLRCFGFALRYDDPVVDAISCSVPMGRLTPEHEARIIEVMESARSRIEDSAPVIATPIA; from the coding sequence ATGGGGAAGAACGAGCAGTCCGAGGTGCCCGGGCCGTCCGGGTTCCGCGAGGTGAAATCCGCCGCGAGGACGCTCGAGGTGCTGGAATACCTCGCCGGTCGACAGGGCATGCTCACGCGCCTGCGCGAGGTCGCCGATGCCCTGGGGGCCCCGCGCTCGTCCACCTACGCCCTGCTCCAGACCCTGGTCGCGTGGGGCTGGGTCCAGACCGAGCCGACGGGGACCTACTACTCCATCGGGATCCGTGCCCTGCTCGCCGGCACCAGCTACATCGACCGCGATCCGCGGGTCCGCCTGGTCCACCCCATCCTGGCCGACGTCTGCTCGACCCTCGGGGAGACGGTGCATCTCGCGCGGCTGGACCGGGATCAGGTGGTCTACCTCGCCACGGTCGAATCCCACGAGTACACGCGCGTCATGCCGCGGGTGGGCCGCCGCCTGCCCGCCGTGCACACCTCACTGGGCAAGGCGATCCTGGCCGAGAACCCTGCCGCCGTGCCTGCGCAGATGGCACCGGCCCTCACCCGGCATTCGCACACCGGGATCGCCGCGCTCGAAGCGGATCTCGACGCCGCACGCGAGAGCGGGCACGCCGTGGACGACCAGGAGAACACCGAGGGACTGCGGTGCTTCGGCTTCGCGCTGCGCTACGACGACCCGGTGGTCGACGCGATCAGCTGCTCGGTGCCCATGGGGCGCCTCACGCCCGAGCACGAGGCCCGCATCATCGAGGTCATGGAATCCGCACGATCCCGGATCGAGGACTCGGCGCCGGTGATCGCGACGCCGATCGCCTGA
- a CDS encoding dihydrodipicolinate synthase family protein: protein MSSPHGSIPALVTPLDEEGDLLEDSLRHVLDHVIDGGSHGVFILGSSGEIYALDDRQKRRVVEITVEHVAGRVPIYAGASEITTRDCIRTARMVESVGGVEALSVLTPYFMTPTQGELVEHFSTIAGSTDLPVVLYNNPGRTHVQLEVETVLRLSEVDGIIGLKDSAGDLGRVRRILAERPEGFCVLMGMDARILPALEAGADGAIASTGNVVPRVVAGIYDAFRAGDGARAAELQEALGALRVLVDRATFPLVLKEGLRLAGVDAGSCAAPAREVDPALREELREVVDTLSAL from the coding sequence ATGAGCAGTCCTCACGGCAGCATCCCGGCCCTGGTCACCCCGCTCGACGAGGAGGGTGACCTCCTCGAGGACTCCCTCCGCCACGTGCTCGACCATGTGATCGACGGCGGATCCCACGGGGTGTTCATCCTCGGGAGCAGCGGCGAGATCTATGCGCTCGACGACCGGCAGAAACGACGGGTCGTCGAGATCACGGTCGAGCACGTCGCCGGACGGGTGCCGATCTATGCGGGCGCGAGCGAGATCACCACCCGCGACTGCATCCGCACCGCGCGCATGGTCGAGTCGGTGGGCGGGGTAGAGGCCCTGTCCGTCCTCACCCCGTACTTCATGACGCCCACCCAGGGCGAGCTCGTCGAGCACTTCAGCACGATCGCCGGCAGCACCGATCTTCCCGTCGTCCTCTACAACAATCCCGGTCGCACCCACGTGCAGCTCGAGGTCGAGACGGTCCTGCGGCTCTCGGAGGTCGACGGGATCATCGGGCTCAAGGACTCCGCGGGGGACCTGGGTCGCGTGCGGCGGATCCTCGCCGAGCGGCCGGAGGGCTTCTGCGTGCTGATGGGGATGGACGCCCGGATCCTCCCGGCGCTCGAGGCCGGCGCCGACGGCGCCATCGCCTCCACCGGCAACGTCGTCCCCCGCGTCGTCGCGGGCATCTACGACGCCTTCCGCGCCGGCGACGGAGCTCGCGCCGCAGAGCTCCAGGAAGCGCTCGGCGCGCTGCGCGTGCTCGTGGACCGCGCGACGTTCCCCCTGGTCCTCAAGGAGGGGCTGCGCCTGGCCGGCGTCGATGCCGGCAGCTGCGCGGCCCCCGCGCGCGAGGTCGATCCCGCTCTGCGCGAGGAGCTGCGCGAGGTCGTCGACACCCTGTCGGCCCTCTGA